The Pieris rapae chromosome 16, ilPieRapa1.1, whole genome shotgun sequence genome includes a region encoding these proteins:
- the LOC111001330 gene encoding NEDD8 ultimate buster 1, with the protein MQSSLEHEDLLIKLRAKLNEGKIKLWEPPYVSTEGDMSHNFQELANRIASELSLDMTIVLDGLLELQQHSVDRSKANEEFKETGCATLRVKAPGRGEKGVFKVLKKLNVMGSELIDTISEVLGVENTRLKLIFNGKVINPTCSLEDQGVKNGIQLMALIMAENTEALKREDDMYLQMKRTLEDATLLSECYDDLGDESYLNLEDQTGKTVDLPKTERRSLFIGLALHERGRTCIKKREYSFALVLLLEADRQLSECRAQILNTVDNYGVLQLDIAWCYLGLQSLQAANDAAARLTKAEVAFTNSYGPEQQRLIALKGTDANERVLFMRLYLLQGIVAYHQNNRTLAKELLDKAERELNNLRVDESSVQALMELGWSECQAYAGLRAAQGDVNGAHHYLDSATRRRELERRANRDDREQRALGLCEDGSPVDKQLTESLIAMGYSRKLAVLALRNSNNNVTDAVRIIQEQPELLEDSDISEEEESTEPVELDNQLLAELCSMGFESETAKYALKLSRNDLVRALDVLHSDGPCADQNDTNNPSTSTEANTSRKRQKKEEKRRKKKARQLAVHRLRQTIRYEDDDYLSSPLSEEEHFLIQYKSLL; encoded by the exons ATGCAAAGCAGTTTGGAGCACGAAGACTTGTTAATAAAACTACGAGCAAAATTAAACGAAGGTAAAATTAAGTTATGGGAACCTCCCTATGTATCTACAGAAGGAGATATGTCTCATAACTTTCAG GAGCTTGCAAACAGAATAGCATCTGAGCTATCTCTAGATATGACTATAGTTCTAGATGGTTTGCTTGAATTACAACAACATTCTGTTGATAGATCAAAAGCTAATGAAGAATTTAAAGAAACAGGATGTGCTACTTTGCGAGTTAAGGCTCCTGGAAGAGGGGAAAAAGGAGTATTTAAAGTCTTGAAGAAACTGAATGTTATGGGTTCAGAACTGATTGATACAATTTCTGAGGTGTTAGGAGTTGAAAACACAAG attaaaattgatattcaATGGTAAAGTTATAAACCCCACCTGCAGCCTAGAAGATCAAGGTGTTAAAAATGGAATTCAACTTATGGCATTAATTATGGCAG AAAATACAGAGGCGCTTAAGAGAGAGGATGATATGTATCTCCAGATGAAACGGACACTGGAGGATGCCACCCTGCTCTCAGAATGCTACGATGACCTTGGTGACGAGTCATATTTGAAT TTAGAAGACCAGACTGGAAAAACAGTGGATCTACCTAAGACAGAACGGAGGTCGTTATTCATAGGCCTCGCATTACACGAGAGGGGACGCACTTGTATAAAAAAGCGGGAATATTCATTTGCTCTTGTGTTACTTTTGGAAGCTGATCGACAACTcag TGAATGTCGGGCCCAAATCCTAAACACGGTTGACAACTATGGAGTGCTGCAACTGGACATAGCGTGGTGTTACCTCGGCTTGCAAAGCCTTCAAGCCGCGAATGACGCGGCCGCGAGGCTCACGAAGGCTGAAGTGGCCTTCACCAATAGCTACGGACCAGAACAGCAGAGGCTGATCGCTCTTAAGGGCACGGATG CCAACGAACGAGTACTCTTCATGCGGTTGTACCTACTTCAGGGTATCGTGGCCTATCATCAGAACAATAGGACCCTGGCTAAGGAGTTACTCGATAAGGCTGAAAGAGAACTGAATAACCTGAGG GTAGACGAGTCGTCAGTGCAAGCCCTAATGGAGTTGGGCTGGAGCGAGTGCCAGGCGTACGCCGGCCTCAGAGCGGCTCAAGGGGACGTGAACGGGGCGCATCATTACCTCGACTCGGCCACCAGAAGAAGGGAACTGGAGAGGCGGGCCAACAGGGATGATAG AGAACAACGCGCGCTAGGACTGTGCGAGGACGGCAGCCCCGTCGACAAACAACTCACTGAGAGCCTCATAGCAATGGGTTACTCCAGGAAACTGGCCGTCCTTGCCCTCAGGAACTCCAATAACAACGTCACGGATGCTGTCAGGATCATACAGGAGCAACCCGAGTTG TTGGAGGACAGTGACATCTCCGAAGAAGAAGAGTCGACAGAACCGGTGGAACTGGATAACCAACTCCTCGCTGAG ttatgTTCAATGGGGTTCGAGAGTGAGACGGCGAAATACGCTTTGAAGCTGAGTCGAAACGATTTGGTTCGCGCCTTGGACGTCCTTCACAGCGATGGGCCTTGTGCCGACCAAA ATGACACTAACAACCCGTCCACCAGCACCGAAGCTAACACCAGTCGGAAGAGGCAGAAAAAAGAAGAGAAGAGACGGAA GAAAAAAGCCCGACAGCTTGCAGTCCATCGATTAAGGCAGACCATACGCTATGAAGACGACGACTACCTCAGCTCGCCGCTCTCTGAGGAGGAGCACTTCCTGATACAATATAAGTCTTTATTGTAA